The window TGAGGGAGAACAATGGCAAGTTGAGAGGGGCAGAGGGGTGGAAGGGACCTGAAGCTGGCCTGGAGAAAAGCATAGGCCCAGGAGAGCCTGCCCCGGGACAGCATCTATCTCCCACACAGCAGCACTGGCCCAGCAAGGACCTCCTCCCTTGGCCCTGGCCACATCCCACTCCTGCCCTTTCATAAGCGCCCTGGGGAAAGCACTCCAGTCTTCTCTGTTCCAGGCTGGGCAGCTAGGGTCCTATGGGGCACAGCCAGGGTCCTATGGGTCCTCTGGAAGCAAGAAAGAGGGCCATGGAAGGAGCCCAGACAGCTTGGGTTCACTCAGAGAGGACCCAAGTCCCAGTCCCTTCCTTTCAGTCAAAGCACGGACATCTTTGCCTCAGGTCACAGGGCCACTGGGGTCGTCATCAAAGATGAGATTCCTGAAGCCTGGCATTGACTGGTCCCCTAAGAACAGATGTTGGGATGGGGAATGAGGATTCATTCGGGTTTCAGTAGAACAGGGGGGTCTGGACAAGAGGGGGTGGGCTACTTGGTATCCacacacaggcactcacacaGGAGCCAACCCATTGCAGCTGAACAAGCAGAGAAACTGAGTCTGGAAAGACCCCTCCTGCCTGCTGAAGTCACTGAGACCCTGCCACACCTCTCCTCGCCACTGTCACCACTCAGGGCACCACTGTACAGTGCAACAAGTCAGGAGACCTAGGTCCTACTCCTGACACTTGTTAATTAGCTCTATGACTCTGGGCAAATCGCatatctgggcctcagtttcctcatctgtaaaaatgacaCTTAGCAAACTcgtaatgctcaataaatgtttaaataacaaCTGAAGGAGGCCTACCAGATGTCTGTTAAGGTGCCGTGCAGGTAAGAATTTTAGGATCAGAGAATCCTTAGGCAAGAAAATTCATGAAACTCCTGGGGCACTGGAGGAGGGGTGAAGctgaagggtgggagggaggagaccCCAGGGTGGGTATAGGCAGGTGAAGCAGGTATATGCGGGTGTAGCAGGTATATGCAGGTGTAGTGGGTATATGCGGGTAGTGGGCATATGCAGGTGTAGTGGGTGTATGCGGGTAGTGGGTATATGCAGGTACAGCAAGTACATGCGGGTATAATGGCTCTGTGGACACACAGGCCCTCCCCTGactgcctgttgtcccagcctgAGTATCAGTTGTGTTCTGAGGCTTCTATTCTGCTGCTATTGGTCAGAAGGAACAAGAATTTCAGCCCCAGGACCTAGTGGGAGGAGTCAGgtccaagactagcctgaccaggAGAATGAGACGGGAAGAGTTGGGGAAAGTCTGGGGAGCTCAGAAAAGGCACTGCCCCTGGAGGGCCATGCCCTTTAACATGGGAGAAGCTGGGGAGGGGGGACCACATGCAGCTGGAACCTACCCTCCTTTTCTATGCTTCCCTCCCCAAGTAGGAGTCCAATCAGGTGTTGTCTCAGCCCTGCCAGTTCAGGCAGCAGATGGAACCCAGGTGTCCCCTCCTGGGGTGGGTGGCATGGCCCATGGAGGCCAGATGGTGTTTGTGGTGGGAAGAGAGGCCTGGGTCGTTCAGAATAGGTTGTCAACCCCCAACCACCTCCCTACTATGCACGCTGAGCCTTTTACAGTCTCATGGTAGGGAAGACACAGCCAAGCCTGCTTTTTATAAAACAAGTTTATTCACATTTTAGAAAAACTAATTCCAGGGCAGGAAATGGCCTCCCTATAGGATCCCTAAGAGATCAAGAACAGAAGGCCAGAGGGAGGGGCTTGGGAGGGAaggagtggggaaggggaggcATGTCTCCCATTGTGAGTAGTGGGAGATCAAATAAATTAAAGGAAGAGTGGACAGAGGGAGAGGGTGTCCAGGCAACCAGAGGAGGGCTTGGAGCTGGGCCGGAAGACAGTCGACACCTGCAAGACCTGAAAAGGCGCCCGGCGTGGGCTAAGGACAGAGAGCCCTGAGTGGGGCTCCCTCACGGCCTCCACCCCTTAACAGGGCCCTGTGGATCTCAGCTGCCTACTCCTCCTCCAGGTGGGGCCTGGAAGGGAGCAGCTTGGTTCAGGACTTGGGGGTGGGAAGCCCAATGAAAACAAGGTTGGGGGGTTCTTTTCCCTCACCTGGGGAGTAAGGGATCACCGTTTTCGAAGCCTCTTCATGAAGCAGCAAGTGATGGTACCAAGGACAGTGGCACCAGTGACTAGGGCCACCCCTGTGCCCACCAGCAGAGGCACAAATAGGGTGTCCAGGGCTGGGGGAGAGAGGATGACCGTTCAGAGAGGATGCCATCATCCTCCACCCGTCACACTTGCCTCTACGCTTTCCCCATCAAGTTCTCTGAACCCACCTTCTCCATTCACAGACACCCCCATCCCTGCCCACAGCCTGCCCCCTCAGCACACAAGTCAGCATCAACCACAGAGGACCCTATGCAGGTGGGCACTACAGGGCTGGAAGTTGGATTTTTTGAGACTTCATGTGACATGATGTGGAGGAGAGAGATAGTAGCAGGAGGGTCAGAAGATGGGAAGGGAAGGCCAGTGGCGGTGGCCGGGAGGAAGGCAGAGTGAGGAGGGTGGAGAGGGTGTCACTCACCATGCATGTAGGGGTAGACTGTAACAGGCCCTGAGCGGGCACTGCCCGCCTGGTACCAGCTGTAGTCGGCATGCTGCACCCAGGCGCTGGGGGCACAGTGGTACACACCTTCATCCTCGGGCCCCAAGCTGTGTAGTCTCAGCCGATGGCTTCGGGGCCCCACCAGCTCTACGCTGACAGGGCCTCCTCCAGGCCGgactcccagctctgccacaccATCCTGGCCCACGCCACCCACCAGCTGGGCAGGGACAGAGCTGAGCTCTCCGTCCTCTGGTCGCTCCACCCACCAGCTGGCGGCCAGCCGTAGTCCTGGGGGGCCACCCCGCACAGAGATGTTGCACAGCAGGGAGGCAGTCTCCCCACGGTACACTGTGCCTCCTGCTAGCCATGCCACAGCCTCCAGCACCACACCTGCAGAACAAAGGACATGGGGTCGGAAGGTGCAGGGCCAGGGAGCATGGGGTTAGGGTTGCTGCCAAGCACCGCCCCAGGAAACTCAGGGTATTCCCACAATATTGGTAGAAGAGGAGCGTGAGGCTGTGGCCTGCAAGCCACATCTCCTGAGCTGATGGAGAGGGAGGGGGTCatggaaacagaaggaaaaggggtTGACACTCCTCGAACCCCGTCCAGGGCCCAGCCCCCTCTCACCTTCCTCCCGCACGTGCACAGGGAGAGGCCGGGAACGGGCACTGGCTGCTTCACGAAGCCGGGTCCCAGACCCTCGAACATAGGCTTTGGCGAGGCAGCGGTAGGTGCCCGCATCACCAGGCCTGGCAGCCTCTAGCCGTAGCCGGTATGTTCTGGATGCCACCTTCTCCATGGCAATGTGTCGGCCCTCATAGCCAGGGCCCAGGCTGCCCACACCCTCTGTGTCCAGCTGGGCTACCAGGCGGCCGGGCCCAGGTGCCCCCGCAGGTGCCATCTCCCAACCTACAGAGTATGCAGCATGACGGCCTGCTGGGGGAAGTGCCCCTGACACATTGCACAGCAGTTCCAAGGGCTCCCCTGGGCCAATCCGACGTTCACCAGGCCCCACTGTCACTGCCAGCTGGCTGGCTgaaacacaggaaggggaagaggtGTCATGGAGGCAGTAGGGGACACAGAGGCATCTGATTCCCCAACTTTCTGTTTCCTACTTGACAGCAGCAACTTCAAAACCTCCTGTCTCCCCCTCACTAGGTATGACCATCTTTCTACTTGGGGGCTTGAATCTCACCCCTCAGCCATGGGCCTCCTATCTCTATACCCAATTTCTGAGCAGAGAAAACCCATCAAGGGCAGCGGGGGAAGAAATGCTAACAAGGCTGCTCACTCCATGGAAGATGAGTTCCTTGGAGTCAGATGATGGCTATCTGGTACCCCCTGTGGCCACAGTGCCCACCAGGACACTGTCCCTCCCAGCTCCCACAGTGGGATGTGTAAGTGGCACTTACACAGCGTCTGCACATCCACGTGGGCCAGGACAGCCCTTTTCTCTGCGATCTGGGCCCAGCTGCCATCAGGATCCTGAATCCACTCAGCGGCAGTGCAGTGGTAGGTGCCTGCGTCCCCTGCCTGGGCACCCCCTACTACCATGCGGTACCGATCAGCCCCTTCCTTGCCCAGACGAAGCTCCCCTGCAGCCAGTCGCTCAGCATAGGGAGCTCCGGCCTCCACGGCCAAGTCTGACCGGATTCCCACCACTTCCTGCAGAGTTGACCGCCCAACTGGTGCCTCGGGCACAGATCGTCCAAAGGACACTGCCAGGTGTGTGTGCTTCTGTGTGCTTGTCCTCGCCAGGCAGCCCAGTGCCAGCTCCTGCCCCTCATGCACCATCAGGCGTGGGGGTGAGGTTGGGGCCTGGCGGCCTCGGGGCCCTGGGGGGGCAGCAGACACCTGGAGGACATCTGGAAGAACTGGAGAGAACAGCTGGAGTGAGGGAGGGCTGGGAGCTGGCAGCCCTTGTTACTGTTTCCTGTGTATAGCCTATCTCCCTAAATAGACTGTGAGCTCCCAGAGGGCAAAGGTCGCATGTTGTATTATTTCTTCTGTAACTCAGTGGTGCCAAGGGCAGTACTGGGCACAgcacaggcactcaataaatacttgctgaatttCATAGAACCAGCCCATCACCTACTCACCCTTATGTTTGAGACTGACCACTGTTTGAAATACTGAGAAAAGCGGCTCTGTCTTTCTTCTCAGAAGACAAAGAAACTTAAGAGAGTGAGAATGTCACATGGTCTAACTCCTTCCCTAACTCTACTCTCTTTCCCAGATCTGGGTCCTGTACTGTCCAGGAGTAGAGTCTATTCAACCCAACAGTCTTCCTCGTTCTTGGGAATGGAAAGGGGACTGGACAACTTAAGGACACTTCTTCTCCCAGGAGGGGTCTTAATATGATAAGACGAGCACTGGCCTGGGTGAGGAACTCTGAGTTTGAGTCCCACATCAGCCACTGAGTTATTGGGTGACTTTGTGCAAGTCGCTTAACCTCTTTGGGCCTCAAGTTCCTTGGCTACAAAACCTAAGGGGCAGTTAGATTGGTCACTTGTGGCCTTGACTTTCTGCCTTGAGAGGGTGTGtggccccaccccatcccagGGCCCAGTACCTCTCAGCTCCACCTTGCCACTGTAGCTGCCCAGGTAGCGGGTATCAGTGGAGGGGGTGTGGCACTCATAAATGCCAGCATCCTGGGCCTGCAGGCGGTCAATCTTGAGCACCACGGCATCACCTTGTAGGCGCTGCACCTGCACCTCACCCGCCACCACTCGGGACTTGAAGACAGCATAGGAGAACTGGGTATCCTTGGTACTGACAATGCCCAGTGCAGTATCTGGGGCCTCCGGCCTATACAGGAACCACTCGAAGTTCTGCTGGGCAGGGCCCTCATAGCCGGTCACATTGCAGGAGATGGAGACAGCTGTGCCAGCCACGCGGTACAAGGGCCCCTCGGGGACCAGCACCTCCCGGGCCCAGCATCCCATTCCTGTAGGGAAAGGCAGAAGGAGTTGGAGATGCCTGGTTCCTCATCCCATGCCCTCTGCCGCCACAAGCATCATTCTTGATCTCTGCCTACAAAAGGAAAGGAGACCTGGGGAAGCTTGTCCACAGCTTGGACCCTGTTCTGAGAATAGGAAAGGGATGCTGTGATATAAGACACCTGGATCTCAAGGAGGTGGCATGGGCCCAGGATTGCCTTGGCACCCAGATGCATCCCATTTCCGGTGGACTAGAAGCAGAGCGCCTGAAGGCAGAAAGGAGTACATCTGATTCCTGACCTAACCAGGCCTTGGTTCCAACTGAACCTTGATCTGTCCCTGCCACTCACCCACCTCCATGTCTGCCATTCCTTCCTCAGCACCTGGCAAGGGGAGCCTTCTGGCTAGGGGACTCTGAGACTACATGTCCCTCTCCTTTGCTTGAGGGGAGCTGGCAGTCTTGCTCAGAAGTGCTAGTTGGCTCAGCTGTGTCACCTGGGCCAGACAATGGAGCCAGTGACCCTAGCTGGAAAGGGCACAGGCCCAGTCAGTTCTCACCACACAATGCCCTCCCCCCTCCAGCTGTGCCATGAGCTCACTGCTTCTCTCACCCCACAGGGCTGCCCAGGCAGCTGGGGCTTCTGGGGCAAGATCCAGGCTCTGCCCTGGCCATTGGGGGCAGAAGATCCCCTCCTCCAGTGCCTGCCAACCTTTCGGGCTAGCCCAGCAGACACACAAGGCGCCTGCCCCAGTTCCTTAACAAAAGCCCTCATTTGCATATGGTAtgcattcatttacatatatgGCTGTCTTTCTGTAGGGAGACACTAAATCCCTAGCTGCCCCTTCTCACCTCTCCCCCTTCAGAAAGGCCAAACCTCTCTTCTTCACCCTACTCCACCTCTATGCCCAACCCTACCCCAGTAGATACTCCTGGCAGACTTAGAGGGCTTAgctcctcccttctctccttccataGCTCCCACTAGATAAGAacacagaacctcagaatgtaaaAAGGGCTAGgccacccctccccacctctccccattttacagatgagaaaggtAAGGCAGGAAAAATATAGTAtcttagccaagatcatgctgtcCCTAGATGGCTTCTACACACTCCTCCAGAGGGACAAAACCAGGGAGGAAGATGGGGAAACTCCAAGGCCAGGCCTGAAGGGACTGACCTCACCAACCAGAGTGTCACTTTTAGGCTGCCCAGGGGGATACCATGGACTCTCTGCAGGAGCTAGAGGAAAATGCCCAGGAGTCTGTGGTCAAACTCTACCCTCCAGCTTCTCTGGAACGGCTCCTCTGAACTTCCCCACCCCTGCTGCTGGGCTCCTAGCCCCTTCCTTCATCCTCTGGCTGAGTCACAGGGAGAACTCATGGTCTGTTGTTAAGGGCACAGGCTGCCAGTCAGGAAGTGGGATTCCAGCACCATCCCCATGCCCAGCAGTGTGGCCTGGGATCCAGTCTCTTTCTgccctaggcctcagtttccatacTGGAGGAGAACTAAGAGCTCCAGCTCTGACCCTGTGTGAGTGCGTATGTGACTCAGGAGAGCCCTGCCCCAGGCCAGGCAAGTTTCATAATCAGGGTGATGGTGGAGACAGCCAAGCCGACACCTTCCCTGACTGCCTCGGGGTAGACTGCTCAGAAGGTCCCCTCCCATCTTCCTGGCTCCACAACTGCTGATGCTTGGGGATGCCCATGGGAAAGTCACCTCCACAGCCTTAGGAAATCAGTTGCCACACAGCTCTGTCTCCCCTCCTCTGTATCAGTCGCAGCAAGGAAAGGTAGAGCAAAGAGGCCTGCTTTGGAATCAGATCTGTGTTCAAATCCTAGCCCCAACGCTCACTAAATGTGCTCTctggggcaagttacttcattttcctcatttgtgaaatgaatgtaAGTGCCCACAGGCAGTGGGTGCTCAGACCTCTGCGTGCTCCTTTTTCAAACACAGGCCAGCACTtccccacctccctgggctcctcCCTGCTCCATGCTGCCCACTGGGGAAAAAACACCAAGTGCTAGGCAACCCAGGCCCCACAGCGCCTTCCTCTCTGTACATCCTCCTGCCACCTGCCCAGGGACCAGGGAGAGGACTCATCCTAACCCTGCAGGGCCCAGGGACCTGCAGCAGGAGAAGGCTTTGCTTGGTGCCACTGTGGAGCTCTGGTCTAGAAACAGGCAGCTGGGGCTGCCTTCAGCCTCTGCCTTGACGGCAGCAGCTCTGAAGtcaccatccccacccccacgcTTCACTCTCATTTCAAGGGCTTCAGCCTCATCAACATCTGTACTGGCAGTTTCACTGTCTCCAGGCCATACTCTTCCCCAGACCACCTCCTACAGGGAGCCCTCCAGTTCAGGCCAAAAACAATTCCACTGTCATTATCCCCATGCATCCATGCAAGATTGGCCCAGAACACCCCATCATAAACACCCACCACAGCAGGCACAAGGTGCTTGGAGATCCCAGGATCAGTCTCCATGGAacctggtttctcctgaggcaaGGAAGCTGGAACTAAGCGGTGTGAAAACTGATGGGTGGCTGCAGAGCCAAGTGCCAtttgggagagaggaagaagggcAAAGAGGGACCCAACCCAGGGTGGAGATGGGGGTGAGACAGGGAACTGCCCCCAGTTGATGAAGTGTGTGGAGCACAACTGGGAGAGACTTACTTCAAAGATCGTGGGCAGAACTGGCCTCTGGGCCTCCAGCCAACTCTGGGGCAATTATGAAGCTGGGCAGGCACTGCCCACGTAGGGCGGGCACCCAAGGCCAGGCCTGGAGCTGAGTGTGGGGCAGAAAGGAGTCGCAGCATTTGGTGCAGCGACCCCAGGACATGGATATGCTAGCTGAGAAGCGGGGCCTGCCCCGGGAGGCCGAGCAGTGCCT of the Symphalangus syndactylus isolate Jambi chromosome 12, NHGRI_mSymSyn1-v2.1_pri, whole genome shotgun sequence genome contains:
- the IGSF8 gene encoding immunoglobulin superfamily member 8 isoform X2 — translated: MGCWAREVLVPEGPLYRVAGTAVSISCNVTGYEGPAQQNFEWFLYRPEAPDTALGIVSTKDTQFSYAVFKSRVVAGEVQVQRLQGDAVVLKIDRLQAQDAGIYECHTPSTDTRYLGSYSGKVELRVLPDVLQVSAAPPGPRGRQAPTSPPRLMVHEGQELALGCLARTSTQKHTHLAVSFGRSVPEAPVGRSTLQEVVGIRSDLAVEAGAPYAERLAAGELRLGKEGADRYRMVVGGAQAGDAGTYHCTAAEWIQDPDGSWAQIAEKRAVLAHVDVQTLSSQLAVTVGPGERRIGPGEPLELLCNVSGALPPAGRHAAYSVGWEMAPAGAPGPGRLVAQLDTEGVGSLGPGYEGRHIAMEKVASRTYRLRLEAARPGDAGTYRCLAKAYVRGSGTRLREAASARSRPLPVHVREEGVVLEAVAWLAGGTVYRGETASLLCNISVRGGPPGLRLAASWWVERPEDGELSSVPAQLVGGVGQDGVAELGVRPGGGPVSVELVGPRSHRLRLHSLGPEDEGVYHCAPSAWVQHADYSWYQAGSARSGPVTVYPYMHALDTLFVPLLVGTGVALVTGATVLGTITCCFMKRLRKR
- the IGSF8 gene encoding immunoglobulin superfamily member 8 isoform X1 codes for the protein MGALRPTLLPPSLPLLLLLLMLGMGCWAREVLVPEGPLYRVAGTAVSISCNVTGYEGPAQQNFEWFLYRPEAPDTALGIVSTKDTQFSYAVFKSRVVAGEVQVQRLQGDAVVLKIDRLQAQDAGIYECHTPSTDTRYLGSYSGKVELRVLPDVLQVSAAPPGPRGRQAPTSPPRLMVHEGQELALGCLARTSTQKHTHLAVSFGRSVPEAPVGRSTLQEVVGIRSDLAVEAGAPYAERLAAGELRLGKEGADRYRMVVGGAQAGDAGTYHCTAAEWIQDPDGSWAQIAEKRAVLAHVDVQTLSSQLAVTVGPGERRIGPGEPLELLCNVSGALPPAGRHAAYSVGWEMAPAGAPGPGRLVAQLDTEGVGSLGPGYEGRHIAMEKVASRTYRLRLEAARPGDAGTYRCLAKAYVRGSGTRLREAASARSRPLPVHVREEGVVLEAVAWLAGGTVYRGETASLLCNISVRGGPPGLRLAASWWVERPEDGELSSVPAQLVGGVGQDGVAELGVRPGGGPVSVELVGPRSHRLRLHSLGPEDEGVYHCAPSAWVQHADYSWYQAGSARSGPVTVYPYMHALDTLFVPLLVGTGVALVTGATVLGTITCCFMKRLRKR